In Balaenoptera ricei isolate mBalRic1 chromosome 4, mBalRic1.hap2, whole genome shotgun sequence, the following are encoded in one genomic region:
- the LOC132365127 gene encoding proline-rich protein 23C-like, translating to MGSRPRSPSASPADRWGPQPGGPGPAKRRRTEEPAGPESKSKVAPSLDNLTWPPTADTLIFVVVLPTGCALHVSLDDVDLLLEPEPTSVRQVSLGDRILMLVPEALLGSGVEGPWGQGLGRGAFLSAPGEYMALEPGFLCPAVPDIACQEEVNEEEADADADFLPAGTDAAAISVAGLRPSAGCMSGFDLLGLVSEPSPRARNTSPERGSPHHDDNLDLHLPEPFPDSPLQPLPPSPSPGPHERPQRPHGPPRKARRCLFPESTASHNSWPTERAAGESLLILAVCALHTP from the coding sequence ATGGGCAGCCGGCCCCGCAGCCCCAGCGCCTCCCCTGCGGACCGGTGGGGACCGCAGCCCGGAGGACCGGGCCCTGCCAAGCGCCGGCGAACGGAGGAGCCCGCGGGCCCCGAGTCCAAGTCCAAGGTGGCGCCCAGCCTGGACAACCTGACCTGGCCCCCGACCGCGGACACGCTCATCTTCGTGGTGGTCCTGCCCACCGGCTGTGCCCTGCACGTGTCCCTGGACGACGTCGACCTGCTGCTGGAGCCCGAGCCAACGTCCGTGAGGCAAGTGTCTCTCGGAGATCGCATCCTCATGCTGGTCCCCGAGGCCCTCCTGGGGTCGGGAGTGGAAGGCCCGTGGGGACAGGGCCTGGGACGGGGCGCTTTCCTGAGTGCTCCCGGAGAGTACATGGCCCTGGAGCCGGGATTCTTGTGCCCAGCTGTCCCAGACATCGCCTGCCAAGAAGAGGTCAACGAGGAGGAGGCGGATGCTGACGCCGACTTCCTGCCGGCTGGGACGGATGCTGCTGCAATCTCGGTCGCTGGGCTCCGCCCCTCGGCTGGATGTATGTCTGGCTTCGACCTGTTGGGCCTAGTCTCAGAGCCATCCCCGCGGGCCCGCAACACTAGTCCAGAGAGAGGCTCTCCTCACCACGacgacaacctggacttgcaccTTCCGGAGCCCTTCCCCGACTCACCACTCCAACCTCTACCTCCCTCTCCAAGTCCAGGTCCTCACGAGCGCCCCCAACGCCCTCATGGTCCTCCACGCAAGGCCCGGAGATGCCTGTTCCCTGAATCAACTGCCTCCCACAATTCCTGGCCAACTGAACGGGCAGCAGGAGAGAGTCTTCTGATATTGGCTGTGTGTGCATTGCACACACCGTAA